The Sinorhizobium alkalisoli genomic interval GGAATGCATGTATCCGGACGGAATGAACAGAGGATAAAGGAAGACGGCGGTGCCCGAATTGCCCGAGGTGGAAACGGTCAAGCGCGGATTGGCGCCGACCATGGAGGGGGCGCTGCTGCTGCGCGCCGAATTGCGCCGGCCGGACCTGCGCTTTCCTTTTCCTGAAAACTTCTCTGCCACCGTTTCCGGCCGCCGTATTGTTTCGCTGTCCCGGCGCGCCAAATATCTGACGATCGATCTGGAGGGAGGCGACGTGATCATTGCGCATCTTGGCATGTCCGGCTCTTTCCGAATCGAGAGCGGCGCGTCGCCCGCGACCCCCGACGCCTTCCACCACCCGCGTGGAAAGGACGAGAAACACGACCACGTCATCTTCCACCTCGATGCCGGGGTCGGGCCGGCGCGCGTCATCTATAACGATCCGCGCCGCTTCGGCTTCATGGATCTGGCAAGGCGCGATACGCTCGCTGATCACGCCTTCTTCCGCGACCTCGGCGAGGAGCCGACGGGGAATGCGCTCGACGCCGCCTAT includes:
- the mutM gene encoding bifunctional DNA-formamidopyrimidine glycosylase/DNA-(apurinic or apyrimidinic site) lyase; amino-acid sequence: MPELPEVETVKRGLAPTMEGALLLRAELRRPDLRFPFPENFSATVSGRRIVSLSRRAKYLTIDLEGGDVIIAHLGMSGSFRIESGASPATPDAFHHPRGKDEKHDHVIFHLDAGVGPARVIYNDPRRFGFMDLARRDTLADHAFFRDLGEEPTGNALDAAYLASRLAGRAQPLKAALLDQRTVAGLGNIYVCEALWRAGLAPTRPAGTLVDSRGRAKAGLSGLVEAIRAVIADAIAAGGSSLKDHIQADGSLGYFQHAFSVYDREGEACRTPGCGGTVARITQAGRSTFHCPRCQK